The proteins below come from a single Aphanothece sacrum FPU1 genomic window:
- a CDS encoding sigma-70 family RNA polymerase sigma factor has translation MSQAISASWLTAEGKQSQSKLSPEKLSNYDLILRCQEGFNPDRVAFAELLNRYQSHVDRILYHLAPDWQDRADLAQEVWIRVYRNIKRLNEPMKFRGWLSRIATNLFYDELRKRKRVSHPVSLDAPRRVDDGEIEWDIVSDYPSPNDNLATREFYDRLRLAIADLPEAFRTTIVLREIDGLAYEEIAEMTGVSLGTVKSRIARARAKLQSVLQPYLD, from the coding sequence ATGAGTCAAGCAATTTCTGCATCCTGGTTAACAGCCGAAGGGAAACAATCTCAGTCTAAGCTGTCCCCCGAAAAACTCTCAAATTACGATCTGATTTTACGCTGTCAGGAAGGCTTTAATCCTGATCGGGTAGCATTCGCTGAACTATTAAACCGCTACCAGTCTCATGTAGACAGAATTTTGTATCATCTAGCCCCCGATTGGCAAGATAGGGCCGATTTGGCACAAGAAGTTTGGATTCGGGTTTACCGTAATATCAAGCGTCTCAACGAACCTATGAAGTTTCGTGGCTGGTTGAGTCGTATTGCCACTAACTTGTTTTATGATGAATTGCGTAAGCGCAAGCGGGTTAGTCATCCAGTTTCCCTCGACGCGCCTCGTCGTGTTGATGATGGGGAAATTGAATGGGATATTGTCTCAGATTATCCCAGTCCTAATGATAATTTGGCCACCCGCGAATTTTATGATCGGTTGAGATTAGCGATCGCTGATTTGCCTGAAGCTTTTCGTACTACTATAGTATTACGAGAAATTGACGGTCTAGCCTACGAAGAAATCGCTGAAATGACAGGGGTTTCTTTAGGAACAGTTAAGTCCCGTATTGCCAGAGCTAGAGCTAAGTTACAGTCAGTGCTGCAACCCTATCTAGACTAA
- a CDS encoding late competence development ComFB family protein, producing MSIQNIVERALKEGYLTPTMETEIGRLCESVSELSLEEYMGLDRLMTALLNGEVVAMPRKQFINVMEELVLSEAISSIKEIAAQQQGELDVGDIAAYALNRLPPLYATTEEGADYQRQRAKEDLQTLITKQVKEGIQRYIDRPTVPGRNPLEQTQRQDIFEKMTNLLKSLALD from the coding sequence ATGAGTATTCAAAATATTGTCGAACGGGCCTTAAAAGAGGGCTATCTGACCCCAACAATGGAAACCGAGATAGGCAGACTTTGTGAGTCAGTCTCAGAACTATCTCTAGAGGAGTATATGGGGTTAGATCGACTGATGACAGCTTTATTGAATGGGGAAGTAGTCGCCATGCCACGCAAACAATTTATTAATGTCATGGAAGAATTAGTCTTAAGCGAAGCTATCAGTTCTATCAAAGAAATTGCCGCACAACAGCAAGGCGAATTAGATGTAGGTGATATTGCCGCTTATGCCCTCAATCGCTTGCCTCCCCTTTATGCTACTACAGAAGAAGGGGCTGACTATCAACGTCAACGAGCAAAAGAAGATCTTCAGACCTTGATTACTAAACAGGTAAAAGAAGGGATTCAACGTTATATTGATCGTCCTACAGTTCCCGGTAGAAATCCCCTAGAACAGACTCAACGTCAGGATATTTTTGAGAAAATGACTAATTTACTCAAATCTTTAGCTCTTGATTAA
- a CDS encoding Hfq-related RNA-binding protein produces the protein MAEFDTGLPSIRQVQRFIKDKTKVNIKLTTQELLTGTILWQDVQCLCLSDEANQTILVWRQALVYLKPNT, from the coding sequence ATGGCTGAATTTGATACAGGACTACCAAGCATCCGCCAAGTTCAACGGTTTATTAAGGATAAAACAAAGGTTAACATTAAGTTAACCACACAGGAACTATTAACGGGAACTATTCTGTGGCAAGATGTCCAATGTTTATGTTTATCCGATGAAGCTAATCAGACTATTTTAGTTTGGCGACAAGCATTAGTTTATCTTAAACCCAATACCTGA
- the dapF gene encoding diaminopimelate epimerase, with translation MLEVTKYHGLGNDFILIDNRSSQTPLVSPEQAIKMCDRHFGIGADGVIFALPGVDNTDYTMRIFNSDGSEPQMCGNGIRCLARFLAELEGGESIGKTYRIHTLAGVISPRIEAQGQVKVDMGTPYLMAQEIPTTLGTPQDKVINQPLSVGGQSWSVTCVSMGNPHCITFVDDVAAIDLESIGPKFEHHPVFPERTNTEFIEVVRPDYLKMRVWERGAGITLACGTGACASVVAGVLTGNCARHCTVELPGGCLTIEWSVVDGRLYMTGPAEKVFTGQY, from the coding sequence ATGCTTGAAGTTACCAAATATCACGGACTAGGCAACGATTTTATTTTGATTGATAACCGTTCGAGTCAAACTCCCTTAGTCTCTCCTGAACAAGCTATTAAAATGTGCGATCGCCATTTTGGTATTGGGGCAGATGGGGTAATTTTTGCCTTACCTGGAGTCGATAATACTGATTATACCATGCGGATTTTCAATTCTGATGGTTCAGAACCTCAAATGTGTGGTAACGGAATTCGCTGTTTAGCGCGTTTTTTGGCTGAATTAGAGGGCGGGGAATCTATCGGTAAGACCTACCGCATTCATACTTTAGCCGGGGTCATTTCTCCTCGGATAGAGGCTCAGGGACAGGTTAAAGTAGATATGGGAACCCCTTATCTCATGGCCCAAGAAATTCCTACTACTTTAGGAACCCCTCAAGATAAGGTCATTAATCAACCTTTGAGTGTGGGGGGACAATCTTGGTCGGTTACTTGTGTCAGTATGGGTAATCCTCATTGTATCACCTTTGTGGATGATGTGGCGGCTATTGACTTAGAAAGTATTGGGCCTAAGTTTGAACATCATCCGGTCTTTCCTGAACGGACAAATACAGAATTTATTGAAGTAGTACGACCTGATTATCTTAAAATGCGGGTTTGGGAACGGGGGGCTGGTATTACTTTAGCTTGTGGAACGGGGGCCTGTGCTTCTGTTGTTGCTGGTGTTTTGACCGGAAATTGCGCTCGCCATTGTACTGTAGAATTGCCTGGAGGTTGTCTGACTATTGAATGGTCAGTTGTTGACGGACGACTCTATATGACAGGGCCTGCTGAAAAAGTATTTACGGGTCAATATTAA
- a CDS encoding Uma2 family endonuclease: MLLNYNPRHCLPSAEDLPDSDDTPVDNQLQVLVPQILQVILAMLWSERQDWYFGINMGIYYNPKQPTDVIVPDGFLSIGVPRIIDSDLRLSYVLWDEQVIPTMVLEVVSQTRRQEYTKKKEDYAKMGVLYYVIYNPLRKRKPRLEVYELNNEEYELLQGEPVWLSEINLGIGRETGVYQGVLREWLYWYDQQGKRYLTPEEKALETQQQLLEAQQQVLEAQERAKILEERLRNLGINPNELS, encoded by the coding sequence ATGCTATTAAACTATAATCCTCGCCATTGTTTACCATCTGCTGAAGATTTACCCGACTCTGATGATACACCTGTGGATAATCAATTACAAGTTTTAGTTCCTCAAATTCTTCAAGTAATTCTGGCCATGCTTTGGTCAGAAAGACAAGATTGGTATTTTGGGATTAACATGGGAATCTATTATAATCCTAAACAACCAACGGATGTAATTGTTCCTGATGGTTTTTTAAGTATTGGAGTTCCCCGCATTATTGATTCAGATTTACGGTTATCCTATGTTTTATGGGATGAACAAGTTATCCCTACAATGGTTTTAGAAGTGGTTTCTCAAACTCGACGGCAAGAATATACTAAAAAGAAAGAAGATTATGCAAAAATGGGAGTTTTATATTATGTGATTTATAACCCATTACGGAAGCGTAAACCCCGTTTAGAAGTTTATGAATTAAACAATGAAGAATATGAGTTATTGCAAGGGGAACCCGTTTGGTTATCTGAAATTAATTTAGGAATAGGGAGAGAAACAGGTGTTTATCAAGGGGTATTAAGAGAATGGTTATATTGGTATGATCAACAAGGTAAACGGTATTTAACCCCAGAAGAAAAAGCATTAGAAACTCAACAACAACTATTGGAAGCTCAACAACAAGTATTAGAAGCTCAAGAAAGAGCAAAAATATTAGAAGAAAGACTTAGAAATTTAGGGATTAATCCCAATGAATTATCATAG
- a CDS encoding DUF29 domain-containing protein, translating into MVETSIKTLYDQDFDLWVQDTVNKLNTRNTEALDWENLIQEVEGLTRKDRRELKHRLITLFEHALKRQYVPLKDCYRGWEVTMRRTQSKLRDILTDSPNLRNYLRDIYHDCYQEALENMRIEYDTLFPNICPFSSELDVLLNDKFWKD; encoded by the coding sequence ATGGTTGAGACTTCGATAAAAACGCTTTATGATCAAGATTTTGATCTTTGGGTTCAAGATACTGTAAACAAATTAAACACAAGAAATACAGAAGCTTTAGACTGGGAAAATTTGATTCAAGAGGTTGAAGGGTTGACTCGAAAAGATAGGAGAGAATTAAAACATAGATTAATTACTCTATTTGAACATGCGCTTAAACGTCAATACGTTCCCCTTAAAGATTGTTATCGAGGTTGGGAAGTGACCATGAGAAGAACCCAATCTAAATTAAGAGATATTCTTACAGATTCCCCTAATTTACGCAATTATTTACGAGACATTTATCATGATTGTTATCAAGAAGCATTAGAAAATATGAGAATTGAATATGATACTTTGTTCCCTAATATTTGTCCATTTTCTAGTGAATTAGATGTTTTATTAAATGATAAATTTTGGAAAGATTAA
- a CDS encoding element excision factor XisI family protein, with the protein MMGGVPKQDIVLAYHVPHLQQYTEFAMR; encoded by the coding sequence GTGATGGGAGGGGTTCCCAAACAGGACATTGTCTTAGCTTATCATGTCCCTCATCTGCAACAATACACAGAGTTTGCGATGAGGTAA
- a CDS encoding Uma2 family endonuclease: MVQALSKILTLEEFLQQPEAKPANEYIDGKIIQKPMPQGKHSIIQGELITTINSVLKPKRLGRAFVELRCTFGERSIVPDVSVFTWERIPRDENGEVSNTFMIAPDWTIEILSPAQSQTKVTKNILHCLNNGTQIGWLIDPKEKTIFVYFSQGQTEVFDQPDQILPVPSFSHNINLSVGSILDWLLE; encoded by the coding sequence ATGGTGCAAGCTTTATCAAAAATACTAACATTAGAGGAGTTTCTACAACAACCAGAAGCTAAACCCGCTAATGAGTATATTGACGGTAAAATTATTCAAAAACCGATGCCACAGGGAAAACATAGTATCATTCAAGGAGAGCTTATAACCACTATCAATAGTGTTTTGAAGCCTAAACGCTTAGGGCGTGCTTTTGTTGAACTACGTTGTACTTTTGGAGAACGTTCTATCGTTCCTGATGTTTCTGTTTTTACTTGGGAAAGAATTCCTCGTGACGAAAATGGAGAAGTTTCTAATACTTTTATGATAGCTCCTGACTGGACTATTGAAATTTTATCTCCTGCACAAAGTCAGACAAAAGTAACTAAAAATATTCTCCATTGTCTCAATAATGGAACTCAAATTGGTTGGTTAATTGATCCTAAAGAAAAAACGATTTTTGTTTATTTTTCTCAAGGACAAACAGAGGTATTTGATCAACCAGATCAAATCCTTCCAGTTCCTTCTTTTTCTCATAATATTAATTTAAGTGTAGGGTCTATATTAGATTGGTTATTAGAGTAA
- a CDS encoding MDR/zinc-dependent alcohol dehydrogenase-like family protein, translated as MKGLWLENNRLQLKTDLPIPEPANNEALVRVLQAGVCNTDLELLRGYYPYQGILGHEFVGIVEKGPQHLINQRVVGEINAVCGECRFCLGGSPTHCENRSVLGIVNRNGAFAEYLTLPVNNLHKVPDNISTDVATFTEPLAAALEIQQQIKIGENQRVLVVGDGKLGQLVAQTLALTGCDLLVIGRHPEKLANLAVRNIKTGLENELKERSFDIAVECTGNPAGFEIARRSLSPRGILVLKSTYAGKLTLDASALVVDEITVMGSRCGPFVPALELLANNRVDVASLIQARYPLIDSLKAFNHAQRRGVLKVLVEVSS; from the coding sequence ATGAAAGGACTCTGGTTAGAAAACAATCGATTACAATTAAAAACTGATCTACCTATTCCCGAACCTGCTAATAATGAAGCTTTAGTAAGAGTTCTACAAGCAGGAGTCTGTAATACGGATTTAGAATTATTACGGGGTTATTATCCCTATCAAGGTATTCTCGGTCATGAATTTGTCGGCATTGTTGAAAAAGGGCCCCAACATTTAATTAATCAACGGGTTGTTGGTGAAATTAATGCGGTTTGTGGTGAATGTCGTTTCTGTTTGGGAGGTTCACCTACCCATTGCGAAAACCGTAGCGTTTTAGGTATCGTTAATCGTAACGGGGCCTTTGCTGAATATCTCACTTTACCTGTCAATAATTTACATAAAGTTCCTGATAATATAAGCACAGATGTGGCAACTTTTACCGAACCTTTGGCAGCAGCTTTAGAAATACAACAACAAATAAAAATAGGAGAAAATCAACGGGTTTTAGTAGTAGGAGATGGTAAATTAGGACAATTAGTGGCGCAAACTTTAGCCTTAACTGGATGTGATTTATTAGTTATTGGTCGTCATCCCGAAAAATTAGCTAATTTAGCCGTTAGAAACATTAAAACCGGGTTAGAAAATGAGCTAAAAGAAAGAAGTTTTGATATTGCCGTAGAATGTACAGGAAACCCCGCAGGATTTGAGATTGCTCGTCGTTCTTTATCTCCTCGTGGTATTTTGGTTTTAAAGAGTACCTACGCAGGAAAATTAACCCTAGATGCTTCGGCTTTGGTAGTCGATGAAATTACGGTTATGGGTTCTCGTTGTGGACCCTTTGTTCCTGCATTAGAATTATTAGCTAATAACCGAGTAGATGTTGCTTCTTTAATTCAAGCTCGTTATCCTTTAATTGATAGTTTAAAAGCCTTTAATCATGCTCAACGTCGAGGGGTATTAAAAGTATTAGTTGAGGTTAGTTCCTAG
- a CDS encoding DUF4351 domain-containing protein produces the protein MQITTSWMQKGLEQGLEQGLEQGLEKGLEQGLEQGLEQGLEQGLEQGLEQGLEQGLEQGAEREKELIVRLLKRKITPIDANLEATIKALDLDSIEALGEALLDFSTVENLRYWLNNQAKNS, from the coding sequence ATGCAAATTACCACTAGCTGGATGCAAAAGGGACTTGAACAGGGACTTGAACAGGGACTTGAACAGGGACTTGAAAAAGGACTTGAACAGGGACTTGAACAAGGACTTGAACAGGGACTTGAACAGGGACTTGAACAAGGACTTGAACAGGGACTTGAACAGGGACTTGAACAAGGCGCAGAACGAGAAAAAGAGTTAATTGTACGTCTTCTTAAACGCAAGATAACACCAATTGATGCCAACTTAGAAGCAACAATAAAAGCCTTGGATTTGGATAGTATTGAAGCATTAGGAGAGGCATTATTAGATTTTTCAACTGTGGAGAATTTGAGGTATTGGTTAAACAATCAAGCCAAAAACAGCTAG
- the rplL gene encoding 50S ribosomal protein L7/L12, with amino-acid sequence MSAATDEILEKLKSLTLLEASELVKQIEEAFGVSAAAPAGGMMMMAAGAAGPAAAAEPEEEKTEFDVVLEDVPADKKIAILKVVRAITGLGLKEAKDLVESAPKAVKEATGKDDAENVKKQLEEAGAKVSIK; translated from the coding sequence ATGTCTGCTGCAACTGATGAAATTCTAGAAAAGCTAAAATCTTTGACCCTGTTAGAAGCTTCTGAATTAGTAAAACAAATTGAGGAAGCATTTGGGGTTAGTGCTGCTGCGCCTGCTGGTGGCATGATGATGATGGCTGCTGGCGCGGCTGGTCCTGCTGCTGCGGCTGAACCTGAAGAGGAGAAAACAGAATTTGACGTAGTTCTCGAAGATGTTCCGGCCGACAAGAAGATTGCTATCCTTAAAGTCGTTCGCGCTATCACTGGTTTAGGCCTCAAAGAAGCTAAAGATTTAGTTGAGTCGGCACCTAAAGCTGTTAAAGAAGCTACTGGCAAAGATGATGCTGAAAATGTCAAGAAACAACTTGAAGAAGCTGGTGCTAAAGTTAGCATCAAGTAA
- the rplJ gene encoding 50S ribosomal protein L10 — protein MGRTRENKGTVIAQIKELLTDAQLAFVVDYKGLSVAEITDLRNRLRPTGSVCKVTKNTFMRLAVEENETWKPMTQFLSGSSAFVLVKDDVGGAIRAYQAFKKDTKKTEFRGGVMQGQALNEEQVKAIADLPSKEELIAQIAGAINSIATKLAVGINEVPSSVARGINEVPSSLGRVVGAIAAKE, from the coding sequence ATGGGAAGAACCAGGGAAAATAAAGGGACGGTAATAGCGCAAATCAAGGAACTCTTGACTGACGCTCAATTAGCCTTTGTAGTTGACTATAAAGGGCTATCCGTTGCCGAAATTACCGACTTGCGTAACCGTCTGCGTCCAACGGGTTCTGTGTGTAAGGTGACTAAAAATACCTTTATGCGCTTAGCTGTTGAAGAAAACGAGACTTGGAAACCGATGACCCAATTTTTATCGGGTTCCTCAGCCTTTGTTCTCGTCAAAGACGATGTCGGCGGTGCTATTAGAGCTTACCAGGCATTTAAGAAAGACACCAAGAAGACTGAATTTCGCGGTGGCGTAATGCAGGGGCAAGCTCTTAATGAGGAGCAAGTCAAAGCGATCGCGGATTTACCGTCCAAAGAGGAATTAATCGCTCAAATTGCTGGTGCTATCAATTCTATCGCTACTAAACTGGCGGTGGGTATCAACGAAGTGCCGTCCTCTGTGGCTCGTGGTATCAACGAAGTACCCAGTTCTTTGGGTCGTGTTGTTGGTGCGATTGCGGCTAAAGAATAG
- the rplA gene encoding 50S ribosomal protein L1: MTKKNSKRFKAALEKVDQSKTYEPLEALQLLKDTATAKFNESAEAHIRLGIDPKYTDQQLRTTVSLPKGTGLKVRVAVIARGEKVQEASNAGADIVGSEELIEEILKGMMDFEVLIATPDMMPKVAKLGRLLGPRGLMPSPKGGTVTSDLVNAIAEFKAGKLEFRADRTGIVHVMFGKASFTPEDLLANLKALQETVDRNRPSGAKGRYWRSVYVSASMGPSIPVDINALRDLKLLEA, encoded by the coding sequence ATGACCAAAAAAAACTCAAAACGATTCAAAGCAGCCTTAGAGAAAGTCGATCAAAGCAAAACTTATGAACCTTTAGAAGCTCTCCAATTGCTTAAAGATACGGCAACTGCTAAATTTAATGAATCAGCAGAAGCCCATATTCGCCTAGGAATTGACCCTAAATATACGGATCAACAATTACGGACAACGGTTTCCTTACCCAAAGGAACCGGACTAAAAGTACGGGTTGCTGTTATTGCCAGAGGGGAAAAAGTTCAAGAAGCTAGTAATGCGGGAGCCGATATTGTTGGTTCAGAAGAATTAATTGAAGAAATCCTCAAAGGAATGATGGATTTCGAGGTATTAATCGCTACCCCTGATATGATGCCTAAAGTGGCTAAATTAGGTCGTTTATTGGGGCCAAGAGGTTTAATGCCTTCACCCAAAGGGGGAACCGTCACCAGTGATTTAGTCAATGCGATCGCCGAATTTAAAGCAGGGAAATTAGAATTCCGGGCTGATCGAACTGGGATTGTTCATGTTATGTTTGGAAAGGCATCCTTCACCCCAGAAGATTTACTGGCTAATCTCAAAGCCCTACAAGAAACTGTTGATCGTAACCGTCCCTCCGGTGCCAAAGGACGTTACTGGCGCAGTGTTTATGTCTCCGCTTCTATGGGGCCATCAATCCCAGTTGACATAAATGCCTTGCGGGATCTAAAACTGTTAGAGGCATGA